One stretch of Podospora pseudoanserina strain CBS 124.78 chromosome 4, whole genome shotgun sequence DNA includes these proteins:
- the YRB30 gene encoding Ran-specific GTPase-activating protein 30 (EggNog:ENOG503NTWZ; COG:S), producing MDALLANLGYQTVNFAIKSGIALTSKYAVQQCARLLKTVDDKPVYAELKSLQKLLSTKIKIVSPAIDLILLKSGRGNSFLDAAQPLASSLHREIVRLGKRLQNAAAEEEASGDGRRPRMTEAHHAELTMILSDIKRLLDRIDRDIPFIQLAITASGENMSTPMNPREATFSPSRLMQASTLVSFGDLHFNGTQPIQVGPSFTLTLYMLFVGHSHVETQNDKHQERNGNVAKNGSPSALQLVESSGSRSADGGNGTENSNEVPYGIGESDRKPIWQEVMHKARVRLLRTPMGCTFDSLHGYCTLNGHNHKAGFNGPASGYSYHLEIIEDLDDGRMHDDKEHGFKPKEFEGVRMAGIREAIPIHQFSKIFYTDTGVILNIGDVENGYNNPVLLLKRDLSMVSPHETPQQASAQSGIVNHGYSDDESDDQDEIDRQLWEESHLSPDRSDGQNHPNSTNLPPHLDPEWLALEVYMDDDGDDSASETADEEDSSIGSPQRGFSADNHHLANNSLSADTNLMRQFRQISLHSDSPAGSPIRQTSRDIERRNPSSQQQDMPRSPFDAVTSSLSLLEMLIRLTSLQESQQVSHLAIPDDFTMHFLQNTTTTGYAGEMARRIKDQAKRRMGFDPYDDGDVESEPGKELGVKRTGR from the exons ATGGACGCACTTTTAGCCAACCTCGGATACCAGACGGTCAACTTCGCCATCAAATCCGGGATTGCCCTCACGTCCAAGTATGCCGTCCAGCAATGCGCCCGCCTGCTCAAGACGGTCGATGATAAGCCGGTCTATGCAGAGCTCAAATCTCTGCAAAAGCTCCTCAGCACAAAAATCAAG ATTGTGTCCCCTGCCATCGACCTGATCCTTCTCAA GTCTGGCCGTGGAAACTCATTTCTCGATGCAGCCCAACCATTAGCATCTTCGTTACACCGAGAGATTGTTCGTCTTGGGAAGCGTCTTCAGaatgccgccgccgaggaggaagcctcTGGGGACGGCCGCCGTCCTCGGATGACAGAGGCTCACCATGCCGAACTGACCATGATACTCAGCGATATCAAACGCCTACTGGACAGGATCGACCGAGATATTCCCTTCATCCAGCTGGCCATCACTGCCTCTGGTGAGAATATGTCGACGCCCATGAACCCTCGCGAAGCTACGTTTTCTCCATCGAGACTCATGCAAGCTAGCACCTTGGTTTCTTTTGGGGATTTGCATTTTAACGGGACGCAGCCGATTCAGGTTGGCCCGTCGTTCACACTGACCTTGTACATGCTCTTTGTCGGCCACTCCCATGTTGAAACACAGAACGATAAGCACCAGGAGCGAAATGGAAACGTGGCCAAGAATGGCTCGCCTTCGGCCCTACAACTTGTCGAATCCTCAGGAAGTAGATCAGCCGATGGGGGAAATGGCACAGAAAACTCAAATGAGGTTCCCTACGGGATAGGAGAGTCCGACAGGAAGCCAATCTGGCAAGAAGTCATGCACAAGGCCAGGGTACGTCTCTTGCGGACACCCATGGGCTGTACATTTGATTCCCTGCATGGGTACTGCACCCTGAATGGCCATAACCACAAGGCAGGGTTTAATGGACCGGCCAGTGGATACAGTTACCACTTGGAGATCATTGAAGATTTGGACGATGGACGTATGCACGACGACAAGGAACATGGCTTCAAGCCTaaggagtttgagggtgTAAGGATGGCAGGCATTCGCGAGGCCATACCGATCCATCAGTTCTCCAAGATCTTCTATACAGACACCGGGGTCATACTCAACATCGGCGACGTAGAGAATGGATACAATAATCCAGTCTTGTTGCTGAAACGAGACCTCAGCATGGTCTCCCCGCACGAAACGCCGCAGCAAGCGTCTGCTCAGTCAGGCATCGTCAACCATGGGTATTCGGATGACGAGTCTGACGACCAAGACGAGATTGACCGTCAGTTGTGGGAAGAGAGCCATCTGTCACCAGATCGGTCTGACGGTCAAAATCACCCAAACTCGACGAATTTACCGCCTCACCTTGACCCGGAGTGGTTGGCTCTGGAGGTCTAcatggacgacgacggcgatgatTCGGCCTCAGAGACAGCAGACGAAGAAGACAGCAGTATTGGCTCGCCCCAAAGAGGTTTCTCAGccgacaaccaccaccttgcCAACAATAGCCTCTCGGCCGACACCAACCTGATGCGGCAGTTTAGACAAATCTCGCTCCACTCTGACTCCCCTGCCGGGTCTCCCATCCGCCAAACAAGTCGCGACATTGAGAGAAGaaacccatcatcacaacaacaagataTGCCAAGGTCTCCGTTTGACGCCGTCACGTCTTCCCTGTCGCTGCTGGAGATGCTGATACGGCTCACGAGCCTCCAAGAGTCCCAGCAGGTCTCCCACTTGGCGATCCCGGATGACTTTACGATGCATTTCTTgcaaaacaccaccaccactggctATGCGGGTGAGATGGCGCGGAGGATAAAGGATCAggcaaagaggaggatggggtttgATCCgtatgatgatggggatgtcgAGTCGGAGCCTGGGAAGGAGTTAGGGGTTAAGAGGACGGGTAGGTAG
- the SUP35 gene encoding translation termination factor GTPase eRF3 (EggNog:ENOG503NVHC; COG:J), whose product MSNNVQESWEDDASAQDENLARQTQQMNLNQQGGFRPGAASFQPTAQTFQPGQGYGGYNQYNQQQQYYGGQGQGYYGQYGQQGQGYGQGYGGVYGQNQGGYNQGQGYGQWQGYQQQQQQQQYQYQPQQQQNQQQAPKPTPTIVKRPAQPALGEASKPAPAKDIGAKVLSIGGDAKPKAKVLSIGNPAPAKDEAPKAKVLSIGNPAPAKEEPKTEETKKQEAKNEGTAQAAQKVAAAKAVEKTDSQAASGKTSPAPSSGRSSPSRAAAAKAAARDADAVEKEQSADVDDETLKEVYGKEHVNIIFIGHVDAGKSTLGGAILYVTGMVDQRTLDKYKRDAKEMGRETWYLSWALDLTNEERSKGKTVEVGRGFFETDKRRYSILDAPGHKTYVPNMIGGASQADVGILVISARKGEYETGFEKGGQTREHAMLAKTQGVNKLIVAINKMDDPTVNWSHERYLECTTKLQQFLKGTGYNLKTDVFFMPIAAQQTMGIKDRVPKDVCPWYDGPSLLEYLDNMKALERKINAPFMMAVAGKYRDMGTMIEGKIEAGVVKKGMSVIMMPNRQSVDIAAVYGETEDEVNLAQCGDQVRLRLRGIEEEEIMPGFVLCSPKRLVHNVAQFEAQIRILDLKSILTAGFNCVLHVHAAIEEVTFAALLHKLQKGTNRKSKLPPSHAKKGDSIIARLQVTGGAGSVCVERFEDYPQMGRFTLRDQGSNHCHWQDHQAHY is encoded by the exons ATGTCCAACAACGTTCAAGAATCgtgggaggatgatgcctCCGCCCAAGACGAGAACCTGGCGCGCCAGACTCAGCAAATGAACCTCAACCAGCAGGGTGGTTTCCGCCCCGGTGCTGCCTCTTTCCAGCCAACAGCCCAGACCTTCCAGCCTGGCCAGGGCTACGGTGGTTACAACCAGTAtaatcagcagcagcaatacTATGGCGGCCAAGGCCAGGGCTACTATGGTCAATATGGCCAGCAAGGGCAAGGCTACGGGCAGGGGTACGGTGGTGTTTACGGTCAAAACCAGGGCGGCTACAACCAGGGACAAGGTTACGGTCAATGGCAAGGctaccagcagcaacagcagcaacaacaatacCAGTAccagcctcagcaacagcagaacCAGCAACAGGCCCCCAAGCCTACTCCCACCATCGTAAAGAGGCCAGCTCAGCCAGCCCTGGGCGAAGCTTCCAAGCCAGCGCCCGCCAAGGACATTGGTGCAAAGGTATTGAGCATTGGAGGCGACGCGAAACCCAAGGCCAAGGTACTCTCGATCGGCAATCCTGCGCCCGCTAAAGACGAGGCGCCCAAGGCCAAGGTGCTTTCGATTGGCAACCCTGCGCCCGCGAAGGAGGAGCCCAAGACGGAggagacgaagaagcaggaggcgaAAAATGAGGGCACCGCCCAGGCGGCTCAGAAGGTTGCTGCGGCCAAGGCGGTAGAGAAGACAGATTCTCAGGCGGCTAGCGGAAAGACTTCGccagctccttcttctggCCGTTCCAGCCCGTCCCGCGCCGCGGccgccaaggctgctgctcgcGACGCCGATGCtgtggagaaggagcagagCGCCGATGTCGATGACGAGACTCTCAAGGAAGTCTACGGAAAGGAGCAcgtcaacatcatcttcatcggtCACGTCGATGCTGGCAAGAGTACTCTTGGTGGTGCCATTCTCTACGTCACCGGCATGGTTGACCAGAGAACACTCGACAAGTATAAGAGAGACGCCAAGGAGATGGGCCGTGAGACCTGGTATCTCTCCTGGGCTCTTGATCTGACCAACGAGGAACGTTCCAAGGGCAAGACCGTCGAGGTTGGCCGTGGTTTCTTCGAGACAGACAAGCGCAGATACAGTATCTTGGATGCTCCCGGCCACAAGACCTATGTCCCCAACATGATCGGTGGTGCTTCGCAGGCCGATGTTGGTATTCTCGTCATTTCTGCCCGCAAGGGTGAGTACGAGACCGGTTTCGAGAAGGGCGGTCAGACCAGAGAGCACGCCATGTTGGCCAAGACTCAGGGTGTGAACAAGCTCATTGTTgccatcaacaagatggaCGACCCTACTGTCAACTGGTCCCACGAGCGTTACCTCGAGTgcaccaccaagctccaGCAATTCTTGAAGGGCACTGGCTACAACCTTAAGACGGATGTCTTCTTCATGCCCATTGCTGCTCAGCAGACCATGGGTATCAAGGACCGCGTGCCGAAGGACGTCTGCCCCTGGTATGACGGGCCCTCGCTTCTCGAGTACCTTGATAACATGAAGGCTCTGGAGCGCAAGATCAACGCGCCTTTCATGATGGCCGTTGCCGGCAAGTACCGTGACATGGGCACCATGATCGAGGGTAAGATCGAGGCCGGTGTGGTCAAGAAGGGCATGAGCGTCATCATGATGCCCAACAGGCAGTCGGTCGACATTGCGGCCGTCTACGGCGAGACGGAAGACGAAGTGAACCTCGCCCAGTGCGGTGACCAGGTTCGTCTCCGTCTCCGCGGCattgaagaggaagagatcATGCCCGGTTTCGTCCTCTGCTCGCCCAAGCGCTTGGTGCACAACGTTGCCCAGTTCGAGGCCCAGATCCGCATTCTTGACCTCAAGAGCATTCTCACTGCCGGCTTCAACTGTGTGCTGCACGTCCACGCTGCCATTGAGGAGGTCACTTTTGCGGCTCTGCTGCACAAGCTGCAGAAGGGTACCAACAGGAAGAGCAAGCTGCCGCCATCCCATGCCAAGAAGGGTGACAGCATCATTGCCCGTCTGCAGGTGActggcggtgctgggtcGGTGTGCGTTGAGAGGTTTGAGGATTACCCCCAGATGGGTCGTTTCACTCTGCGTGATCAG GGGTCAAACCATTGCCATTGGCAAGATCACCAAGCTCATTACTGA
- a CDS encoding hypothetical protein (EggNog:ENOG503NWT2; COG:Q), giving the protein MSTTTPPPAPAAPAATTAPNAAAATNPDPVSQLFSVKGIVALITGGGTGIGLILTRTLALGGASRIYILGRRLAVLQSAATTVNALVGKNVVIPLYCDITSRISISSTVSVISSDLGYINLLICNAGIGGPQVLLSSTTPNSLEEFQQQQMDTVAGWEETMRANVTGVWFTAMGFLSLLEKGNHTEWGKGGVSSQVIVVSSISGFNKKAPGGWAYGASKAAATHVVFPSEMAAPIVEAAGGSMTGGGVIPLDKSVVPLGRMGDEKDMAGQILYLASRAGAYCNGNVVLVDGGRLGTFPSAGY; this is encoded by the exons atgtcaaccaccacaccacccccagctccGGCggccccagcagcaacaaccgcaccgaatgccgctgccgccaccaacccagACCCAGTATCCCAACTCTTCTCCGTCAAAGGCATCGTAGCCCTCATCACAGGAGGCGGCACCG GAATCGGCCTCATCCTTACCCgcaccctcgccctcggggGTGCATCAAGGATCTACATCCTCGGCCGCCGGCTTGCCGTTCTTCAATCCGCCGCGACGACTGTCAACGCCCTCGTCGGCAAGAACGTAGTAATCCCTCTATACTGCGACATCACCTCCCGCATctccatctcgtccaccGTTTCTGTCATCTCCTCCGACCTAGGCTACATCAACCTCCTGATCTGCAACGCTGGCATCGGCGGCCCGCAAGTCCTCCtttcatccaccaccccgaacTCCCTGGAAGAgttccaacaacagcagatGGACACcgtggctggctgggagGAAACAATGAGGGCAAACGTGACAGGGGTGTGGTTCACGGCCATGGGGTTCTTGTCGCTGTTGGAAAAAGGGAATCATACGGaatggggaaaggggggtgtgagCTCTCAGGTTATTGTTGTGAGTTCAATTTCTGGGTTTAATAAAAAGGCACCCGGGGGTTGGGCGTATGGGGCGAGCAAGGCGGCGGCTACGCATGTGG TGTTCCCGAGTGAGATGGCGGCGCCGATTGTGGAAGCGGCTGGGGGGTCGATgacggggggtggggtgaTTCCCCTGGATAAGAGCGTTGTTcctttggggaggatgggagatgAGAAGGATATGGCGGGGCAGATTTTGTATTTGGCTTCGAGGGCGGGGGCGTATTGTAATGGGAATGTGGttttggttgatggggggaggttggggactTTTCCCAGTGCTGGGTATTAG
- a CDS encoding hypothetical protein (EggNog:ENOG503NTZ9; COG:A): MVRPARKASFSDDDLEFLSSQAANMSIGPTETPARRAQPTFGTNTFNTPARRPAGGQSTFANSNNNFNTPGTVIDLTDSPAAPAAPTPVPTFGHPTQLPSRFGPKNKNSDHLFIQRKTRPEFHADLYRNSGPLKPKNVPPKKPELPMFSSLSEEAQPVYQYTKPGGGGGYGDTTFYTDPAKANADLKALLEGGMEDEEEEDDAPPKNKEEKKTAGPEEKEPEEGVQEDGTLAGIKVKLLPHQVVGVKWMKNRELGPLKKGRVPKGGILADDMGLGKTLQSISLIVSNPMPEEGGKGWKTHFSEVKRGTLVVAPLALIRQWETEIKEKVDGEVLGLKVCVHHGPNRTKDAKQLAKFDVVITTYQILVSEHGNSHPDPAKSPQVGCFGVYWYRVILDEAHSIKNRNAKATKACCGLRAEYRWCLTGTPMQNNLDELQSLVHFLRVPPYDELGEWRKDIDGPMKQGKGHVAIKRLHNLLRCFMKRRTKEILKEEGALVAGGKKALDAMKAKMEEERGGDGEEREMPKPAFKITERKVVTVETKFSEAEREFYDALEARADKSLEKMMKGRIDYANALVLLLRLRQACNHPRLTDTKLEKDQEALAVDSTAQPKGKAGDDLDDLADAFGGMGIRTRKCEMCLSELSKKEMGNGQVKCSDCIDSMQKVISESPSKKKKKKDGRRVSVVKEEIKIEKVAASKKRSKARRIVEDSDEEEEGSWLVGEDQQGALRLGKCGGSEDEDAEGGGDDIASEDSEHSSEEDDDDESQLDSFIVKDDSQADVHGSGSESDSGSEEDESFVSVSRVSQSQVASQDTEGSGEDEEEISASELISSDPDDDSDDDLPIRRRSRRPGQQEPEWKKKSKSAKSSGGITQSAKIRELLSILRKEAHEHKFIVFSQFTSMLDLIEPFLRSQPGMKAVRYDGKMPNDAREAALKALRTDPHTRILLCSLKCGSLGLNLTAATRVIIVEPFWNPFVEEQAIDRVHRLTQTVDVIVYKLTVQDTVEARILELQNKKRMLAEATIEGGMRKKGKNQLKLGLQEILDLFKHDARASLGVDGLEGNDGRNVVRDVGEFVGGKHGVRRPRKEHDVYGRRW; the protein is encoded by the coding sequence ATGGTCCGCCCCGCGAGAAAAGCGTCCTtcagcgacgacgacctcgagTTCCTCAGCTCCCAAGCAGCAAACATGTCCATCGGCCCAACCGAAACCCCCGCCCGCCGGGCCCAACCAACCTTTGGCACCAACACCTTCAACACTCCCGCCCGACGACCCGCCGGTGGTCAATCCACCTTCgcaaacagcaacaacaacttcaacacccCCGGCACAGTAATTGACCTAACCGACAGCCCCGCCGCGCCTgcagccccaaccccagtCCCAACATTTGGccacccaacccagctcCCCTCCCGCTTCGGCCCAAAAAACAAGAACTCAGACCACCTCTTCATCCAACGCAAAACCCGGCCCGAATTCCACGCGGATCTGTATAGAAACTCTGGTCCGCTCAAACCAAAAAATGTGCCTCCCAAGAAGCCGGAGCTGCCAATGTTTAGCTCGCTGAGTGAAGAGGCTCAGCCGGTGTATCAATACACCAAgcccggcggcggtggtggttatggGGACACGACGTTTTATACCGATCCCGCCAAGGCGAATGCCGATCTCAAGGCTTTGCtagagggggggatggaggatgaggaagaggaagatgatgcccCTCCTAAAAacaaggaggaaaagaagacagCAGGgccagaagaaaaagaacccGAAGAGGGAGTCCAGGAAGATGGTACCCTGGCCGGTATTAAAGTCAAGCTCTTACCTCaccaggttgttggtgtcaaATGGATGAAGAACCGGGAACTGGGACCGCTGAAGAAGGGACGGGTGCCAAAGGGGGGAATTCTGGCGGATGatatggggttggggaagacgCTGCAGAGCATATCGCTCATTGTGTCGAACCCCATGCCggaagaaggagggaaggggtggaagacgCATTTTTccgaggtgaagagggggacgctggtggtggcgccgCTGGCGTTGATTAGGCAGTGGGAGACCGAGATCAAGGAAAAGGTTGacggggaggtgttggggttgaaggttTGTGTGCACCATGGGCCGAACAGGACCAAGGATGCGAAACAACTGGCAAAATTTGACGTGGTGATTACGACGTATCAGATTTTGGTCTCGGAGCACGGGAACAGTCACCCGGACCCGGCCAAGAGCCCGCAGGTAGGGTGTTTTGGGGTGTATTGGTATCGCGTTATTCTGGATGAGGCGCACAGCATCAAGAATAGGAATGCAAAGGCGACCAAGGCGTGCTGTGGGTTGAGGGCGGAGTACAGGTGGTGCTTGACGGGGACGCCGATGCAGAATAATCTGGATGAGCTGCAGAGCTTGGTGCACTTTTTGAGGGTGCCGCCTTATGATGAGCTgggggagtggaggaagGATATTGATGGGCCGATGAAGCAGGGGAAGGGGCATGTGGCGATCAAGAGGTTGCATAATCTGCTGAGGTGTTTtatgaagaggaggacgaaggagattttgaaggaggagggggcgttggttgctggggggaagaaggcgttGGATGCTATGAAGgcgaagatggaggaggagaggggtggggatggggaggagagggagatgccgAAGCCGGCGTTCAAGATCACAGAAAGGAAAGTTGTGACGGTGGAGACCAAGTTTTctgaggcggagagggagtttTATGATGCGTTGGAGGCGAGGGCGGATAAGAGtttggagaagatgatgaaggggaggattgACTATGCGAATgcgttggtgttgcttttgAGGCTGAGGCAGGCTTGCAATCATCCTAGGCTGACGGACacgaagctggagaaggatcAGGAGGCGCTGGCGGTGGATTCGACTGCTCAGCCGAAGGGGAAGGCTGGGGATGACTTGGATGATTTGGCGGATGcgtttggggggatggggattcGGACGAGGAAGTGCGAGATGTGTCTGAGTGAGTTgagcaagaaggagatggggaaCGGGCAGGTGAAGTGCTCGGATTGCATTGATAGTATGCAAAAGGTTATCAGTGAGAGTccgagcaaaaagaaaaagaagaaggatgggaggagggtcagtgtggtgaaggaggagatcaagatcgAGAAGGTGGCGGCGAGCAAGAAGAGATCAAAAGCGAGGAGGATTGTTGAGGacagcgacgaggaagaggaggggagctggttggtgggtgaAGATCAACAGGGTGCTTTGAGACTTGGGAAGTGCGGGGGTtcagaggatgaggatgccgagggcggtggcgACGATATCGCTTCCGAGGACTCTGAGCACTCGtctgaagaagatgacgatgacgagagcCAGCTCGACAGCTTCATTGTCAAGGATGACTCTCAGGCTGACGTCCACGGATCCGGGTCAGAGTCTGATTCCGGctcggaagaggatgaaTCGTTCGTGTCGGTGTCTAGGGTATCGCAGTCACAAGTCGCATCCCAGGATACCGAAGGTTCtggcgaagacgaggaagagatCTCCGCTTCTGAGTTGATCTCTTCGGACCCGGACGACGACTCAGACGATGACCTTCCCATCCGAAGACGATCCCGCCGTCCTGGCCAACAAGAACcagagtggaagaagaaatcCAAGTCGGCCAAAAGTTCCGGAGGCATTACTCAATCCGCCAAGATTCGGGAGCTGCTCTCCATCCTGCGCAAGGAAGCCCACGAGCACAAGTTCATTGTCTTTTCGCAGTTCACCTCCATGCTCGACCTCATCGAGCCGTTTTTGCGCTCTCAGCCAGGCATGAAAGCCGTCCGCTACGACGGCAAGATGCCCAACGACGCTCGCGAAGCTGCCCTCAAGGCCCTCCGCACCGACCCTCACACCCGCATCCTGCTCTGCTCTCTCAAGTGCGGCTCCCTCGGTCTCAACTTGACGGCCGCCACCCGCGTCATCATTGTTGAGCCGTTCTGGAACCCgtttgtggaggagcaggctaTCGATCGAGTCCACAGACTGACGCAGACGGTGGACGTGATTGTGTATAAACTTACTGTTCAGGATACAGTCGAGGCTAGGATACTGGAGCTGcagaacaagaagaggatgctGGCGGAGGCGACGATTGAGGgtgggatgaggaagaaggggaagaaccAGCTGAAACTGGGCTTGCAGGAGATTTTGGATCTGTTCAAGCATGATGCTCGGGCGAGcttgggggtggatgggcTGGAGGGGAATGATGGGAGGAAtgtggtgagggatgtgGGCGAGTTTGTTGGTGGGAAACACggggtgaggaggccgaggaaggagcaTGATGTTtatgggaggaggtggtag